The Nostoc sp. 'Lobaria pulmonaria (5183) cyanobiont' genome window below encodes:
- a CDS encoding helix-hairpin-helix domain-containing protein, whose product MSQSKSWFQQTPAWVWLSLIPTLGGFAIAYAGYKSKTNTWIVIGISTSVLALSVNSLAFAIWMAQIGIAFYLKKSYLIKTYPKNLPIPEEQELAKLVANTREKVDINECSKHELVNYLGLPIVYANNIESLMNEGYVFTHVEELIEIAGIPEKQVTRITPLITFGYNYKKEADFSWKRLNTYSTDELITCGLDGAIAEQIVAERKQRGEYKSLIDVKQRTGLPFTTYRHIA is encoded by the coding sequence ATGTCCCAATCTAAATCTTGGTTCCAACAAACTCCTGCTTGGGTGTGGTTATCATTAATTCCGACATTGGGAGGATTTGCTATTGCCTATGCAGGTTATAAATCCAAGACTAATACTTGGATTGTCATCGGGATTAGCACCTCTGTTTTAGCTTTATCTGTAAATAGTTTAGCCTTCGCAATCTGGATGGCGCAAATTGGTATTGCTTTTTATCTCAAAAAATCTTATTTAATCAAAACCTATCCAAAGAATTTACCAATTCCTGAAGAACAAGAGTTAGCAAAGTTAGTTGCGAATACTCGTGAAAAAGTAGATATTAATGAATGCTCTAAACATGAACTAGTTAATTATTTAGGGCTACCGATAGTTTATGCAAATAACATCGAATCCTTGATGAATGAGGGATATGTTTTCACTCATGTAGAAGAGTTAATCGAAATAGCCGGAATTCCCGAAAAGCAGGTAACTCGAATTACACCACTAATTACTTTTGGCTACAACTACAAAAAAGAAGCTGATTTTTCTTGGAAACGATTAAACACCTATTCAACCGATGAATTAATTACCTGTGGATTAGATGGTGCGATCGCAGAACAAATTGTAGCAGAAAGGAAACAACGAGGTGAGTATAAATCCTTGATTGATGTCAAGCAGCGCACTGGATTACCGTTTACTACTTATCGTCATATAGCTTAG
- a CDS encoding acyl-CoA dehydrogenase family protein → MADYCANNASVIDYNGAFPKQEFELIAKAGLLAAPLAKELGGWGAGIDASVTYELLRLLKQIGHGNLAVGRIYEGHINALQLIQTFGTGEQITSYARDARDRHKIFGVWNAEASDGVKVIPCENGRYRLEGSKTFCTGAGYVERPFVNGVLPDGGWQICIVPMDEVTTVSDPAWWQPSGMRATASYKVDFSGVELDGSALIGQPGDYYRQPWLSVGVIRFAAVQLGGAEALFNLTRQYLQELEYTNDPYQKERLGRMAIAIENGNLWLRGAADKVAAYAPIFGGYPTVPQPQADQLVAYANMVRTAIEQICIDVMQLCERSVGTRGLMPPNPMERIIRDLTLYLRQPAFDASLANVGQYVLRESNPADLLWNDE, encoded by the coding sequence ATTGCTGATTATTGTGCAAATAATGCCAGTGTAATAGATTACAATGGTGCTTTTCCCAAGCAGGAGTTTGAGTTAATTGCTAAGGCTGGGTTGTTGGCTGCACCATTGGCGAAAGAATTAGGCGGATGGGGTGCAGGAATAGATGCTAGTGTTACCTACGAGCTTCTAAGACTATTAAAACAGATAGGGCATGGCAATCTAGCAGTTGGGCGAATTTATGAAGGACATATCAACGCCCTGCAACTGATTCAGACTTTTGGGACTGGAGAACAAATTACAAGCTACGCTCGTGATGCCCGCGATCGTCATAAAATATTTGGCGTTTGGAATGCCGAAGCCTCAGATGGTGTGAAGGTAATTCCTTGTGAAAATGGACGTTATCGGTTGGAAGGTTCTAAAACGTTTTGTACTGGCGCAGGCTATGTGGAACGTCCTTTCGTGAATGGAGTATTGCCAGATGGCGGTTGGCAAATATGCATTGTGCCGATGGACGAAGTGACAACAGTTAGCGATCCAGCTTGGTGGCAACCTTCTGGGATGCGAGCTACTGCTAGTTATAAAGTAGATTTTAGCGGTGTAGAGTTGGATGGGAGCGCTTTAATCGGCCAGCCAGGAGATTACTATCGACAGCCTTGGTTATCTGTTGGGGTGATTCGGTTTGCGGCTGTGCAATTAGGTGGGGCAGAAGCACTGTTTAACCTGACTCGCCAGTATCTCCAAGAGTTGGAATATACGAACGATCCATATCAAAAAGAACGGCTGGGCAGAATGGCGATCGCTATTGAAAATGGTAATCTCTGGCTGCGGGGAGCTGCGGATAAAGTAGCAGCGTATGCACCGATATTTGGTGGCTATCCCACAGTTCCCCAGCCGCAAGCAGACCAACTCGTTGCCTATGCAAACATGGTGAGGACAGCAATTGAACAAATTTGCATTGATGTCATGCAGTTGTGCGAACGTTCTGTTGGAACTCGTGGCTTAATGCCACCAAATCCGATGGAACGCATCATCCGAGATTTGACTCTGTATCTGCGTCAACCTGCTTTTGATGCATCCTTGGCAAATGTAGGGCAGTATGTCCTGCGTGAAAGTAATCCTGCTGATTTGCTTTGGAATGATGAATAA
- a CDS encoding PIG-L deacetylase family protein, with the protein MMNKSGLIGLPLSNPSGLPWRSINEIACSSALIVAPHPDDETLGCGGAIALLRSLNCHLQVLVISDGTLSHPHSLKYPANKLRELREAETLSAMKLLGVEGNAVTFWRIQDGSITTQYQSAVASCRAYITEVAPEIIFLPWRYDPHADHRATWKLIKAALDDLRLSPRLIEYPIWDWDWKQRGSLPASLEVTTWRLNISAVVELKQQAIAAYRSQITDLIDDDPEGFRLTSEMLANFTHPWEVYIEENL; encoded by the coding sequence ATGATGAATAAATCTGGCTTGATTGGATTACCACTAAGCAATCCGAGTGGTTTGCCCTGGCGTTCAATTAACGAGATTGCTTGTAGTTCAGCACTAATCGTCGCACCCCATCCTGATGATGAGACATTAGGTTGTGGGGGTGCGATCGCGCTGTTACGGTCTTTAAATTGTCATCTGCAAGTATTAGTCATCAGTGATGGTACACTTTCACACCCTCATTCTCTGAAATATCCCGCAAATAAACTCCGGGAATTGCGGGAAGCGGAAACGCTATCAGCCATGAAATTGCTAGGTGTAGAGGGAAATGCTGTCACCTTCTGGAGAATCCAAGATGGGTCAATAACAACACAGTATCAAAGTGCAGTAGCTAGTTGTCGTGCTTATATCACAGAAGTCGCCCCAGAAATTATCTTTTTACCGTGGCGATATGACCCTCACGCAGACCATCGAGCAACCTGGAAGTTAATTAAAGCAGCACTGGATGATTTGCGCTTATCCCCCCGATTGATTGAATATCCGATTTGGGATTGGGACTGGAAGCAACGCGGGAGTTTGCCAGCATCTCTTGAGGTGACAACTTGGCGGTTAAATATTAGCGCAGTAGTGGAGTTGAAACAACAAGCGATCGCTGCTTATCGTTCCCAAATTACAGACTTAATTGACGATGACCCAGAAGGCTTTCGCCTGACTTCCGAAATGTTAGCGAACTTCACTCATCCTTGGGAAGTTTATATAGAGGAAAACCTATGA
- a CDS encoding class I SAM-dependent DNA methyltransferase — translation MNPSQSDSLPPSYFDKLYTENLDPWRFETSEYEANKYAATIAALPKERYRSAFEIGGSIGVLTEKLQQRCDSLLSVDVSKLAQDRAKERCQHLSNVKFQILRVPAQYPDEIFDLTLVSEVGYYWSWEDLKKSQQYILEHLEPGGHLLLVHWTLYARDYPLSGDEVHDSFLELTPNKLRHLKGQREEEYRLDLFERV, via the coding sequence ATGAACCCGTCACAATCCGACTCCTTACCACCCAGCTACTTCGATAAACTCTACACCGAAAACCTCGACCCGTGGAGATTTGAGACAAGCGAATACGAAGCTAACAAATATGCTGCCACAATCGCAGCTTTACCCAAAGAGCGCTATCGGTCTGCCTTTGAAATCGGCGGTTCTATTGGCGTTTTAACTGAGAAACTCCAACAGCGTTGTGACTCACTCCTCTCAGTTGATGTATCAAAACTAGCTCAGGATAGAGCAAAAGAGCGCTGTCAGCATCTCTCCAATGTCAAGTTCCAGATTCTGCGTGTCCCAGCGCAATATCCTGATGAAATATTTGATTTGACTCTAGTCTCGGAAGTTGGCTATTACTGGAGCTGGGAAGACCTGAAAAAATCGCAGCAGTACATTTTAGAACACTTAGAACCTGGAGGACATCTACTTTTAGTTCATTGGACACTCTATGCCCGTGATTATCCGTTGAGTGGGGATGAAGTTCATGACTCGTTTTTAGAGTTGACCCCCAATAAACTGCGACATTTAAAAGGTCAACGCGAGGAAGAATATCGACTTGATTTATTCGAGCGAGTCTGA
- a CDS encoding Coq4 family protein yields the protein MSKPPSIIDADISRSVTPELLLGLQGFVAFIDNGIDINAVFDIAAALVNHEVSAAAITYLKSHPEIAQLFEEQYIAPTPNLEALLKLPSDSLGFAYASHMRAGNLHPEFYRKVELTDDASYLALRMRQTHDIWHTVTGFGIDSVGEIGLQAFQLAQNRSPLAVMLIAAITLNTIKMNSDLNPLVRVIQQGYDLGYQAKPFLAQKWEEAWEKPLADWRLELNVTPLITDANSQDASANPQLLV from the coding sequence ATGTCAAAACCTCCCTCCATTATCGATGCTGATATAAGTCGATCAGTTACTCCAGAACTTCTCTTAGGTCTGCAAGGTTTCGTTGCCTTTATCGATAACGGAATAGATATCAACGCAGTTTTTGATATTGCTGCTGCCTTAGTCAACCATGAAGTCTCTGCTGCCGCGATTACCTATCTCAAATCCCATCCTGAAATCGCTCAACTTTTTGAAGAACAATATATTGCACCGACTCCCAATCTAGAAGCGTTACTCAAGCTGCCATCTGATTCGTTAGGCTTTGCCTATGCCTCTCATATGCGAGCAGGGAACCTCCATCCAGAGTTTTATCGCAAAGTCGAGCTAACTGATGACGCGAGCTATTTAGCTCTGCGTATGCGACAAACCCATGATATTTGGCATACTGTTACAGGATTTGGCATCGATTCTGTTGGGGAAATTGGCCTGCAAGCATTTCAGCTCGCGCAAAATCGCTCTCCGCTAGCAGTGATGTTGATTGCCGCAATAACCCTGAATACGATCAAGATGAACAGCGATTTAAACCCGCTTGTACGTGTCATTCAGCAGGGCTACGATTTGGGGTATCAGGCAAAACCCTTTCTGGCGCAGAAGTGGGAAGAGGCTTGGGAAAAGCCTCTAGCAGACTGGCGATTGGAGTTAAATGTCACTCCTCTAATTACTGACGCAAACTCTCAAGACGCAAGCGCAAATCCCCAATTGCTTGTTTAA